The segment AACTTTTATTAAATGGTTGTATGTCAAACGTCCTATAACCAAAAATCATTTTATGATCTCTCCTCCTGAGGCAGTTTTTTCGAAATATTGCTGGTGGTATTCCTTTGCCCTAAAAAATCTTGCAGCAGGACGTATCTCGGTGATTATATCCTTCTTGAATTTCCCGGATATTTCTATATCTCTTTTTGAAAGTGTTGCAAGGGACTTCTGCTCATCGTTATGATAAAAAATAACTGAACCATATTGACCTGGTGTTTTTTCTCCTTTCTCATCGGGAACCGTTGGGTTATGCAGTTCCCAGAATAATTCCAGAAGCTTTTCATAATGTACAACCTTCGGATCATAAACGATCTGGACAACCTCGACGTGTCCGGTATCTCCCACACTTACTTCTTCATAGGTGGGATAATCAAGTTTTCCTCCCATGTAGCCTACTGCAGTCCCTACAACACCCTGAACCCTGCGAAAAATATCTTCTGCTATCCAGAAACTCCCCGCAGCAAATGTGGCTACCTCATATCCTTCGTTCCTTAGCTTCTCAAAAAGCTCCATTGTACCATCGGTAAATGTAATTCCCCCATTATCACATTGGTGAATTCTTTAAGGTATATTTTGAGTCCTTAGTTTATAATTGAGTCCTTGAAAGCAATAAACATTGGCTTTGTAGAAGTCATCAGGAAGGCAACGATTAGTTGAAAGGCTATACCGTCACATCGTGATACGATTTATGCGTGATGCTGAATGATGTTGGGAATCCTAGTGATCCAGAGAACTGCCATTTCCGTTACTTCTTCTTATTGATCTACTGTCTTTCACGTAGATTTTTTATTGGCAGAATATTTAATTGCACTTCTCAACAAACTCACAAGCCTTGAATCATATTGTTGCTCAATTTTCGAGGATTAGCTGAATCTAGAGAAGAGGATCTTTACATAGTAAAAAAAGAACCTGGTTTTTGTGAAAACCAGTTTTTAGATATCTGCTTCTCCTTCATGCCCAAAGTGCTTTTTATTAGCCTTTTTCTGAGTATTAATGTCTTGCTGTGAAGCACCATCAACTACCATACCATCAATGATCTTATCAGCTGCTCCCTTGCGCTTTTTGTCCATTTCTTTTTCTTTATTATGTTGTGAAGTCATTTTTAATCTCCTCTTTCATTGTCTGTATTTCTTGAGATCCCAGCGAGAAACTACTTGTTTAGATCTTTTATAGAAATACTGGAATCTCTCATGCGTAAAAATATCAACTTTGCCTTTTGAACCAGAAGCCCATATCCAGTAGGGATTGTTATCTCCCTCTTTTTCCCTAAAACGACCGAGGAAAATGGTGGTATGTGGTGAGCTACCGGTTATTATGCACATGTCCCCAGGCTTTAATTCACTGCAAGGATCTGCCATATCAGAAGGTTTGACAGATGTCTTTATCTGTTTTGTATATGGATACTTCCCTTCTACTTTTCCAAGGTTAAGAGCTGTTGTGTCCGGGATCAATGTACTGTTATGGTAGATCTCTTCAAGTGCATCTCTCATCGATTCGATTGCGAGGGCAGAACAATCGATCGCATTTTCTTTTGTCCACACTTCCCATCCTTTTTCAAAACCCTTATTGTAGATTATATGGAGCAGATCATCAATTCTGGTGCGTTTTCCCTGTGCACCCATTATAAATTCCATTCCTTTGTAAGTTAACAAACGTTTTAGATATGCATCAATTATCATTGAATTGATAAGGTCCCTGTCAGTCGAATGATAAGAACAGATAGGTACAAAATAACCGCTTTCATCTCTAACTAAAAAATATCTACCTTTTGAAGGACAGACTGGATGATTTGTAAGATATTCTGGGACTAATTTATCAGTTGATATCCAATTTGTGGCTATGTTATCCGTCACCCCATCGATCTCAGCCATTACCAAAGCTGTCTCTATAGAACGTTTATTTGCAGAACAAAATTTATTTGGAAGGCCCATTTTTCTAAACTTCCTTCATTAAAGTTAATTTTATAAATCGAAACAAATATGCTATATCTTTTAATTGTAAGTATATTATAAGTGTAGCAATAAAAATATTTTCGTCGAGTTATGTTATTTACGTTGATAGAATGATAATTCTGATCTTTTGAGGACGAAGATTATTGACATGTCTTATAGTGAATGGAAAAAGATGGGTTTCTCTAAGGGTACGTTGCATTACATGAAGCAGAATGCTATGAGTGATAAATTGTTTACTCTCAATACTCAAGTTAAGAAGAGGTTGGATCAATAGGAAAACTTGTCGCAAACAGTTAATTTCATGGGTTTTTGTCGCTTTTCTGTGGAATTTGGCGACAATTCCAAAAGACAAATGCTATAGGCAAATTAACATGAATTAATTATTTATATCAAAATTTATATTATAAGTTACAAAGTAATATCTGTTACTTATTATCCTGATATTATTATTGGAAGCTGGAAAATGGATGAAATTGACAAAAACGACCTGAGTGAACGAGATATTTGTACTAAGTTCATCACTCCGGCTATCGATAAAGCAGGATGGAACCTTCATACACAGGTACGTGAAGAAGTTCCACTCACCAACGGGCGCATAATTGTCAGTGGTCAGACAGTGTCCCGTGGCAAGAACAAGCGTGCTGATTACATTCTATATCATAAACCCAATATTCCAATTGCTGTTGTTGAAGCAAAGAAGAACAAGTTTGAGGTTGGAGAAGGCATGCAGCAGGCCCTTGGCTATGCTGATATGGTCGATGTTCCTTTTGCTTTCAGTTCCAATGGAGATGCTTTTCTTTTCCATGACCGTTCAGGAAACTCCGATAAGATCGAACAGGAACTTTCTCTTGAACAATTCCCATCACCTGAGGAACTATGGGAATCCTACTGCAGGTGGAAAGGAATTGATGATGCTGACAATAAATTGGTTGAACAGGATTTCCATAATGATTTTACAGGCAAAACGCCACGCTATTATCAGCTAAATGCGATTAACCGAACAATTGATGCCATCTCGAAGGGTCAGGACCGCATTTTGTTAGTTATGGCAACCGGAACTGGCAAGACATATACAGCTTTTCAGATCATCTGGAGATTGTGGAAATCCAGAGCAAAAAAACGAATTCTTTTCCTTGCGGACAGGAATATTCTGATAAATCAGGCTAAGACCAAGGATTTCAAACCGTTTGGTTCTGCAATGACAAGAATCGAGAAAAGGCAGGTTGATAAATCCTATGAGATCTATCTTTCATTGTATCAGGCTGTAACCGGCAGTGAAGAAGAGAAGAACATCTACAAGCAATTCTCAAGGGATTTCTTTGATCTTGTTGTTGTGGATGAATGTCACCGTGGAAGTGCTGATGAGAATTCTGCCTGGCGAGATATTCTGGAATACTTTGATTCGGCTACACAGATCGGAATGACAGCTACTCCAAAGGAAACGGAGACTGTATCCAATATTCACTATTTCGGTGAGCCGATCTATACCTATTCGCTTAAGCAGGGAATTGAAGATGGCTTCCTTGCTCCTTACAAGGTCATTCGTATCGATCTTGACAAGGACATTCAGGGATGGAGACCTCAAAAAGGGAAGCGGGACAAATATGGCAGAGAAATAATTGACCGTATCTATAATCAACAGGATTTCGACCGCTAGATCGTTCTCGACAAGAGGACTGAAGTGGTCGCTAAAAAGGTTACCGAGCTTCTCAAAGCAACTGACAGATTTGGTAAGACGATAGTCTTCTGTGAAAATATCGATCATGCTGAAAGGATGCGACAGGCTATTGTAAATGAAAATCCGGATCTTGCACAGGACAGTAAGTATGTGATGAGAATTACCGGGGATGAAAAGGAAGGAAAGGCTGAGCTGGACAATTTCATTATTCCCGAAAACCGTTATCCTGTGATTGCTACTACTTCCAAACTTCTTACCACCGGGGTAGATGTTCAGACGTGCAAATTGATCGTTCTTGATAAGCAGATCAAGTCCATGACCGAGTTCAAGCAGATAATCGGGCGTGGAACTCGTATCAATGAAGACTATGACAAGTTCTACTTTACGATAATGGATTTCAGGAAGGCAACTGAGCTATTCGCTGACCCTGATTTTGACGGTGAACCGGTTGAGGTTTACAAAGGATCAGGAACTAAACCACTTCGCCCAAACATGCCAACCCAGAAGATCAAGCCCTATAAGGTAGATGACGTGGGCGTTTCCGTCATTGCGGAGAGAGTACAGTACTACGGTTCTGACGGGAAGCTGGTAACGGAATCCATCAAGGATTACACTAAAAATACTATGCTTAAGGAGTTCTCATCCCTTGACCTATTCTTAAAGCACTGGTCTGATACCGGAAAGAAGACCGCAATACTTGAGGAGCTTGAGGACAAAGGCCTGTTGCTGGATGCACTTGCAGAGGAGGTCGGCAGAAATTATGACCCATTCGACATGATATGCCATGTGGTGTTCGACCAGCCGCCATTGAGCCGCAAGCAGAGGGCGAACAACGTTCGCAGGACAGGCTATTTTGAGAAATACGAAGAGAAGGCACGTGCTGTTCTTGATGCTCTGCTGGACAAGTATGCAGATGAAGGTATAAGGAACCTTGAGGATCTCGATGTTCTTAGAGTGAAGCCGCTGAGTGATATCGGAACACCTATTGAGATCATCAAGCTTTTCGGCAACAAGAACAATTTCCTTGAAGCTGTGGCTGAAATGGAAACACAATTATACCTTGCTGATGCTTAATCTCTGAGAAGAGCAGGAAGAGGGAAAAACGATGTCAATTAGCACTACTATCAAGACTATACAGGATATTATGCGAAAGGACGCTGGTGTGGATGGGGATGCACAGCGTATTAGTCAGCTTGTATGGATGCTTTTCCTGAAGATATACGATGACAGGGAAGAAGAATATGAGGCGATGGAAGACAACTATGTGTCCCCTCTCCCTGAGCGTTTGAGGTGGAGGAACTGGGCAAAGAATGCAGAAGGTATAACCGGTGAAGAACTGCTGGATTTCGTGAACAACGATCTTTTCAAGACCCTGAAAGACCTTTCGTTTACTGAGAACTCAGATCCACGTGGCTTTGTGGTGCGTGATGTTTTCGAAGATTCCTACAACTATATGAAAAACGGCACCCTGATCCGTCAGATGGCTAACAAGATCAATGATATCGATTTTAACGCTTCCAATGATCGCCACCTTTTCGGAGATGTGTATGAGAAGATCCTGAAAGACCTCCAGAGTGCAGGAAATGCCGGCGAGTTCTACACTCCGAGGGCCGTTACCGAGTTCATGGTGCAGATGGTAAACCCGAAAATAGGAGAAAAGCTGCTGGACCCTGCCTGTGGTACCGGCGGTTTCCTGACATCTTCGATTGAGCACCTGCGCGAGAAAGTAAATACCGTTGAGGATGAAGAAGCTCTGCAAAACTCCATTCACGGCGTTGAAAAGAAGCCACTCCCGCACCTGCTCTGCATTACCAATATGCTGTTGCACGGCATCGAGAACCCCGCACAGATCCAGAGGGATAACTCCCTCGCAAGACCCCTGAGGGACTACAAATCATCCGACAAAGTGGACGTTATCATAACCAATCCTCCCTTCGGAGGTACTGAAGAAGACGGAATTGAAACCGGATTCCCAACTAACTATCAGACAAGAGAAACTGCCGACCTTTTCCTCGTCCTTATCACCCACCTGCTAAGGGACAACGGACGCGGTGCGATAGTCCTCCCTGACGGAACATTGTTCGGAGAAGGCGTCAAAACCCGTATAAAAGAGAAGCTGCTCAAGGAGTGCAACCTCCACACCATTGTGCGCCTTCCAAACGGCGTGTTCAGCCCCTACACAGGCATCAAGACCAACCTCCTGTTCTTCACCAAAGGAGAGCCTACAAAAGAGATCTGGTACTACGAACACCCCTACCCAGATGGCTACAAGTCCTACTCCAAGACCAAACCCATGCGAATCCAGGAGTTCGAACCCGAAAAGGCCTGGTGGAACAACCGCGAGGAAACCGAACTTGCCTGGAAGGTCACCATAGACGAGATCAAGGCAAACAACTACAACCTCGACATCAAGAACCCCCACGAAGAAGCCATAGACCACGGCGACCCAGAAGAGCTCCTAGAGGACTACAAAGCCCTCCTATCCGAGATCTCCGAAACCCGCAACGCTCTGAAAGCAGAACTCATG is part of the Methanococcoides methylutens genome and harbors:
- the msrA gene encoding peptide-methionine (S)-S-oxide reductase MsrA, with the protein product MELFEKLRNEGYEVATFAAGSFWIAEDIFRRVQGVVGTAVGYMGGKLDYPTYEEVSVGDTGHVEVVQIVYDPKVVHYEKLLELFWELHNPTVPDEKGEKTPGQYGSVIFYHNDEQKSLATLSKRDIEISGKFKKDIITEIRPAARFFRAKEYHQQYFEKTASGGEIIK
- a CDS encoding HsdM family class I SAM-dependent methyltransferase, translating into MSISTTIKTIQDIMRKDAGVDGDAQRISQLVWMLFLKIYDDREEEYEAMEDNYVSPLPERLRWRNWAKNAEGITGEELLDFVNNDLFKTLKDLSFTENSDPRGFVVRDVFEDSYNYMKNGTLIRQMANKINDIDFNASNDRHLFGDVYEKILKDLQSAGNAGEFYTPRAVTEFMVQMVNPKIGEKLLDPACGTGGFLTSSIEHLREKVNTVEDEEALQNSIHGVEKKPLPHLLCITNMLLHGIENPAQIQRDNSLARPLRDYKSSDKVDVIITNPPFGGTEEDGIETGFPTNYQTRETADLFLVLITHLLRDNGRGAIVLPDGTLFGEGVKTRIKEKLLKECNLHTIVRLPNGVFSPYTGIKTNLLFFTKGEPTKEIWYYEHPYPDGYKSYSKTKPMRIQEFEPEKAWWNNREETELAWKVTIDEIKANNYNLDIKNPHEEAIDHGDPEELLEDYKALLSEISETRNALKAELMAALEGKNA